The following coding sequences are from one Salmo trutta chromosome 36, fSalTru1.1, whole genome shotgun sequence window:
- the LOC115175871 gene encoding semaphorin-6D isoform X1, with amino-acid sequence MVPPERTRWRLLLAALTLTSCLLSTSATATPFPKDLEPINVVRWEHSYLYPGFQGLVSDNDTFRLGLDFQRMLRINHMLYIAARDHVFAVNLTTAGDDFVPQLKLTWRSKDVAKCTVRGRNSDECYNYVKVLVPRNDETLFACGTNAFNPTCRNYKMTTLEQVGEEVVGQARCPFESGQSNLGLFAGGDFYSATMTDFLASDAVIYRSLGDDSPVLRTVKYDSKWLREPHFHHAIEYGNYVYFFLSEIAVEYTTLGKVVFSRVARVCKNDNGGSPRVLERYWTSFLKARLNCSVPGDSFFYFDALQSLTNVLQINQRPAVVGVFTTQANSIPGSAVCAFYMDDIEKAFNGKFKEQKTSDSAWTPVPEEQVPKPRPGSCAGDGPASAYKSSTTFPDDTLTFIKSYPLMDEAVPSVNDRPCFTRTTSRYKLTQIAVDTSAGPSKDRTVVFLGSEDGRVLKVLSSTHPNASFGSQLLEDIDVYNPSMCNVQGQEDRRILGMELDKDHHALFVAFTSCVIRVPLSRCTEHGACKKSCLSSRDPYCIWLRTGSCANMAPGFKAGFEQDIEGDHSLYPENCHADVLATKRNQNSAADSAYGVRRLPDMEKSSPSVHYTLLIACVLVAFFLGAILSGFLVSCYCSHNARRAHRLGKDPEASLHPALSLRSLAKLNGLLDGQPKEEKLDVSTPKMYSSFVPNGKEHTPGRHGMSLGDPDLNLSQGENLSGLPTPDSTPELPIKNMKAFRNQWERNQNCNNAKESKAPPGTGFGLGSSRSSSGVTQQVFPFSHSLTNGQALGHLPEERKIPNDERAKGASASQSSSCYPQTVVDVAALDELLKHIHEVSASGSHSITVLTSPCAPLPGSSSSSHNHSHSQSSFRSQPQIPETESAPYYSSSTLPRDSLTRRLDVPPDAAAASSAGATPLQQQSIPERRSVTRHHSQRHLMIKMGNGGAVPRQHSFRQGGVGPPPHQLLTRMNSGGGGGGGGGVGFEAHQPLIPSACLTRQHSYSEPPHLHRAAIVRRTASLKPQVPPKPLFLPATSPVNEQGNYNY; translated from the exons ATGGTCCCCCCGGAACGGACGAGGTGGCGCCTCCTGCTGGCAGCCCTCACACTCACTTCCTGTCTACTGTCCACCTCAGCCACAGCCACGCCCTTCCCCAAAGACCTGGAGCCAATCAACGTTGTCCGATGGGAGC ACTCCTACCTGTACCCAGGGTTCCAGGGGCTGGTGTCAGACAACGACACATTCAGACTAGGCCTGGACTTCCAGAGGATGCTGAGGATCAACCACATGCTCTACATCGCTGCCAG GGACCATGTTTTTGCAGTAAACCTTACCACAGCTGGTGACGACTTCGTCCCTCAGCTG AAGCTGACATGGAGGTCCAAGGATGTGGCCAAGTGTACCGTGAGGGGTAGAAACAGC GATGAATGCTACAACTATGTCAAAGTGCTGGTACCGCGAAACGACGAGACCCTATTTGCTTGCGGCACTAATGCCTTCAACCCCACCTGCCGTAACTACAAg ATGACCACCCTGGAGCAGGTTGGCGAAGAGGTGGTGGGTCAGGCGCGCTGTCCCTTTGAGTCGGGCCAATCCAACCTCGGCCTCTTTGCTG GCGGTGATTTCTACTCTGCCACCATGACCGACTTCCTGGCCAGCGACGCTGTCATCTACCGTAGTCTTGGCGATGACAGCCCCGTCCTGCGGACCGTCAAGTACGACTCCAAGTGGCTCCGAG AGCCCCATTTCCACCATGCGATCGAGTATGGGAATTATGTCTACTTTTTCCTCAGTGAGATTGCAGTGGAGTACACCACCCTGGGCAAG GTGGTGTTCTCTCGTGTGGCGCGGGTGTGTAAGAACGACAACGGCGGCTCTCCTCGGGTGCTGGAGCGCTACTGGACCTCCTTCCTGAAGGCGCGGCTCAACTGCTCGGTGCCCGGTGACTCGTTCTTTTACTTCGACGCGCTACAGTCGCTCACCAACGTGCTACAGATCAACCAGCGCCCCGCGGTGGTGGGAGTGTTTACTACACAAGCTAACAG TATCCCTGGCTCAGCAGTGTGTGCATTCTACATGGACGACATAGAGAAGGCCTTTAATGGGAAGTTTAAGGAGCAGAAGACCAGTGACTCAGCCTGGACCCCAGTACCAGAGGAACAGGTGCCCAAGCCTAG GCCTGGTTCCTGTGCCGGTGACGGCCCGGCCTCTGCCTACAAGTCGTCCACCACCTTCCCCGACGACACGCTGACCTTCATCAAGTCTTACCCTCTGATGGACGAGGCGGTGCCCTCCGTCAACGACCGGCCCTGCTTCACCCGCACCACCAGCAG GTACAAGCTGACTCAGATTGCGGTGGACACCTCTGCCGGGCCGTCTAAAGACCGCACAGTGGTGTTCCTGGGCTCGGAGGATGGCAGGGTCCTGAAGGTGTTGTCCAGCACTCATCCTAACGCCTCCTTTGGCTCCCAGCTCCTGGAGGACATAGATGTGTATAACCCCTCAAT GTGTAACGTTCAGGGGCAGGAGGACCGGAGGATTCTGGGAATGGAGCTGGATAAGGACCATCATGCCTTGTTCGTGGCCTTCACCAGCTGTGTCATCAGAGTACCACTCAGCCGCTGCACTGAGCACGGCGCCTGTAAAAA GAGTTGTCTGTCCTCCCGCGACCCATACTGCATCTGGCTCCGGACCGGGAGCTGTGCCAACATGGCGCCAGGGTTCAA GGCTGGCTTTGAGCAGGACATCGAGGGAGACCACTCACTGTACCCTGAGAACTGCCATG CAGATGTTCTGGCGACCAAGCGAAACCAGAACTCCGCGGCAGACTCAGCCTACG GTGTCCGAAGGCTCCCTGACATGGAGAAGTCCAGCCCCAGCGTCCACTACACCCTCCTGATCGCCTGCGTCCTGGTGGCCTTCTTCCTCGGCGCCATCCTCTCCGGCTTCCTGGTGTCATGCTACTGCAGTCACAACGCCCGCCGCGCCCACCGGCTTGGCAAGGACCCTGAGGCATCCCTCCACCCCGCCCTCTCGCTGCGCAGCCTGGCCAAGCTAAATGGCCTGCTGGACGGCCAGCCGAAAGAGGAGAAGCTGGACGTGTCTACGCCCAAGATGTACAGCTCCTTCGTTCCCAACGGGAAGGAGCACACTCCGGGCAGGCACGGGATGTCCCTGGGAGACCCGGACCTTAACCTCTCCCAGGGGGAGAACCTCTCGGGCCTACCCACCCCTGACTCCACCCCAGAGCTGCCCATCAAGAACATGAAGGCCTTCCGGAACCAGTGGGAGAGGAACCAGAACTGCAACAACGCAAAGGAGTCCAAGGCACCGCCTGGCACTGGTTTCGGCTTGGGATCGTCAAGGTCCAGCTCGGGGGTCACCCAGCAGGTGTTCCCCTTCTCCCACAGCCTGACCAACGGCCAAGCCCTCGGGCACCTGCCCGAGGAGAGGAAGATCCCCAACGACGAGCGTGCAAAGGGGGCTTCGGCCTCCCAGTCCTCCTCCTGCTACCCACAGACGGTGGTGGATGTGGCGGCCCTGGACGAGCTCCTCAAGCACATCCACGAGGTCAGCGCCTCAGGCAGCCACAGCATCACTGTGCTGACTTCACCGTGTGCTCCCCTGCCGGGTAGCTCCAGCTCCAGCCATAACCACAGTCACAGCCAGAGCAGCTTCAGATCCCAGCCCCAGATCCCCGAGACGGAGTCGGCCCCGTACTACAGCTCCTCCACCCTGCCCAGGGACAGTCTGACCCGCCGCCTGGACGTGCCCCCAGACGCTGCTGCCGCCTCCTCAGCCGGCGCCACCCCGCTGCAGCAGCAGTCCATCCCCGAGCGGAGATCAGTGACTCGCCACCACTCCCAGAGGCATTTAATGATCAAGATGGGCAACGGAGGGGCCGTCCCGCGCCAGCACAGCTTCAGACAGGGCGGGGTTGGGCCACCACCCCACCAGCTGCTCACCCGGATGAACTCTGGAGGTGGTGGGGGTGGCGGGGGAGGGGTTGGCTTTGAGGCCCACCAGCCACTCATCCCCAGTGCCTGCCTGACACGGCAGCACAGCTACAGCGAACCGCCCCACCTCCACCGTGCCGCCATCGTACGCCGCACGGCCTCCCTCAAGCCCCAGGTACCCCCCAAGCCCCTCTTCCTGCCTGCCACTTCGCCCGTAAACGAGCAAGGCAATTACAACTACTGA
- the LOC115175871 gene encoding semaphorin-6D isoform X2 encodes MVPPERTRWRLLLAALTLTSCLLSTSATATPFPKDLEPINVVRWEHSYLYPGFQGLVSDNDTFRLGLDFQRMLRINHMLYIAARDHVFAVNLTTAGDDFVPQLKLTWRSKDVAKCTVRGRNSDECYNYVKVLVPRNDETLFACGTNAFNPTCRNYKMTTLEQVGEEVVGQARCPFESGQSNLGLFAGGDFYSATMTDFLASDAVIYRSLGDDSPVLRTVKYDSKWLREPHFHHAIEYGNYVYFFLSEIAVEYTTLGKVVFSRVARVCKNDNGGSPRVLERYWTSFLKARLNCSVPGDSFFYFDALQSLTNVLQINQRPAVVGVFTTQANSIPGSAVCAFYMDDIEKAFNGKFKEQKTSDSAWTPVPEEQVPKPRPGSCAGDGPASAYKSSTTFPDDTLTFIKSYPLMDEAVPSVNDRPCFTRTTSRYKLTQIAVDTSAGPSKDRTVVFLGSEDGRVLKVLSSTHPNASFGSQLLEDIDVYNPSMCNVQGQEDRRILGMELDKDHHALFVAFTSCVIRVPLSRCTEHGACKKSCLSSRDPYCIWLRTGSCANMAPGFKAGFEQDIEGDHSLYPENCHDVLATKRNQNSAADSAYGVRRLPDMEKSSPSVHYTLLIACVLVAFFLGAILSGFLVSCYCSHNARRAHRLGKDPEASLHPALSLRSLAKLNGLLDGQPKEEKLDVSTPKMYSSFVPNGKEHTPGRHGMSLGDPDLNLSQGENLSGLPTPDSTPELPIKNMKAFRNQWERNQNCNNAKESKAPPGTGFGLGSSRSSSGVTQQVFPFSHSLTNGQALGHLPEERKIPNDERAKGASASQSSSCYPQTVVDVAALDELLKHIHEVSASGSHSITVLTSPCAPLPGSSSSSHNHSHSQSSFRSQPQIPETESAPYYSSSTLPRDSLTRRLDVPPDAAAASSAGATPLQQQSIPERRSVTRHHSQRHLMIKMGNGGAVPRQHSFRQGGVGPPPHQLLTRMNSGGGGGGGGGVGFEAHQPLIPSACLTRQHSYSEPPHLHRAAIVRRTASLKPQVPPKPLFLPATSPVNEQGNYNY; translated from the exons ATGGTCCCCCCGGAACGGACGAGGTGGCGCCTCCTGCTGGCAGCCCTCACACTCACTTCCTGTCTACTGTCCACCTCAGCCACAGCCACGCCCTTCCCCAAAGACCTGGAGCCAATCAACGTTGTCCGATGGGAGC ACTCCTACCTGTACCCAGGGTTCCAGGGGCTGGTGTCAGACAACGACACATTCAGACTAGGCCTGGACTTCCAGAGGATGCTGAGGATCAACCACATGCTCTACATCGCTGCCAG GGACCATGTTTTTGCAGTAAACCTTACCACAGCTGGTGACGACTTCGTCCCTCAGCTG AAGCTGACATGGAGGTCCAAGGATGTGGCCAAGTGTACCGTGAGGGGTAGAAACAGC GATGAATGCTACAACTATGTCAAAGTGCTGGTACCGCGAAACGACGAGACCCTATTTGCTTGCGGCACTAATGCCTTCAACCCCACCTGCCGTAACTACAAg ATGACCACCCTGGAGCAGGTTGGCGAAGAGGTGGTGGGTCAGGCGCGCTGTCCCTTTGAGTCGGGCCAATCCAACCTCGGCCTCTTTGCTG GCGGTGATTTCTACTCTGCCACCATGACCGACTTCCTGGCCAGCGACGCTGTCATCTACCGTAGTCTTGGCGATGACAGCCCCGTCCTGCGGACCGTCAAGTACGACTCCAAGTGGCTCCGAG AGCCCCATTTCCACCATGCGATCGAGTATGGGAATTATGTCTACTTTTTCCTCAGTGAGATTGCAGTGGAGTACACCACCCTGGGCAAG GTGGTGTTCTCTCGTGTGGCGCGGGTGTGTAAGAACGACAACGGCGGCTCTCCTCGGGTGCTGGAGCGCTACTGGACCTCCTTCCTGAAGGCGCGGCTCAACTGCTCGGTGCCCGGTGACTCGTTCTTTTACTTCGACGCGCTACAGTCGCTCACCAACGTGCTACAGATCAACCAGCGCCCCGCGGTGGTGGGAGTGTTTACTACACAAGCTAACAG TATCCCTGGCTCAGCAGTGTGTGCATTCTACATGGACGACATAGAGAAGGCCTTTAATGGGAAGTTTAAGGAGCAGAAGACCAGTGACTCAGCCTGGACCCCAGTACCAGAGGAACAGGTGCCCAAGCCTAG GCCTGGTTCCTGTGCCGGTGACGGCCCGGCCTCTGCCTACAAGTCGTCCACCACCTTCCCCGACGACACGCTGACCTTCATCAAGTCTTACCCTCTGATGGACGAGGCGGTGCCCTCCGTCAACGACCGGCCCTGCTTCACCCGCACCACCAGCAG GTACAAGCTGACTCAGATTGCGGTGGACACCTCTGCCGGGCCGTCTAAAGACCGCACAGTGGTGTTCCTGGGCTCGGAGGATGGCAGGGTCCTGAAGGTGTTGTCCAGCACTCATCCTAACGCCTCCTTTGGCTCCCAGCTCCTGGAGGACATAGATGTGTATAACCCCTCAAT GTGTAACGTTCAGGGGCAGGAGGACCGGAGGATTCTGGGAATGGAGCTGGATAAGGACCATCATGCCTTGTTCGTGGCCTTCACCAGCTGTGTCATCAGAGTACCACTCAGCCGCTGCACTGAGCACGGCGCCTGTAAAAA GAGTTGTCTGTCCTCCCGCGACCCATACTGCATCTGGCTCCGGACCGGGAGCTGTGCCAACATGGCGCCAGGGTTCAA GGCTGGCTTTGAGCAGGACATCGAGGGAGACCACTCACTGTACCCTGAGAACTGCCATG ATGTTCTGGCGACCAAGCGAAACCAGAACTCCGCGGCAGACTCAGCCTACG GTGTCCGAAGGCTCCCTGACATGGAGAAGTCCAGCCCCAGCGTCCACTACACCCTCCTGATCGCCTGCGTCCTGGTGGCCTTCTTCCTCGGCGCCATCCTCTCCGGCTTCCTGGTGTCATGCTACTGCAGTCACAACGCCCGCCGCGCCCACCGGCTTGGCAAGGACCCTGAGGCATCCCTCCACCCCGCCCTCTCGCTGCGCAGCCTGGCCAAGCTAAATGGCCTGCTGGACGGCCAGCCGAAAGAGGAGAAGCTGGACGTGTCTACGCCCAAGATGTACAGCTCCTTCGTTCCCAACGGGAAGGAGCACACTCCGGGCAGGCACGGGATGTCCCTGGGAGACCCGGACCTTAACCTCTCCCAGGGGGAGAACCTCTCGGGCCTACCCACCCCTGACTCCACCCCAGAGCTGCCCATCAAGAACATGAAGGCCTTCCGGAACCAGTGGGAGAGGAACCAGAACTGCAACAACGCAAAGGAGTCCAAGGCACCGCCTGGCACTGGTTTCGGCTTGGGATCGTCAAGGTCCAGCTCGGGGGTCACCCAGCAGGTGTTCCCCTTCTCCCACAGCCTGACCAACGGCCAAGCCCTCGGGCACCTGCCCGAGGAGAGGAAGATCCCCAACGACGAGCGTGCAAAGGGGGCTTCGGCCTCCCAGTCCTCCTCCTGCTACCCACAGACGGTGGTGGATGTGGCGGCCCTGGACGAGCTCCTCAAGCACATCCACGAGGTCAGCGCCTCAGGCAGCCACAGCATCACTGTGCTGACTTCACCGTGTGCTCCCCTGCCGGGTAGCTCCAGCTCCAGCCATAACCACAGTCACAGCCAGAGCAGCTTCAGATCCCAGCCCCAGATCCCCGAGACGGAGTCGGCCCCGTACTACAGCTCCTCCACCCTGCCCAGGGACAGTCTGACCCGCCGCCTGGACGTGCCCCCAGACGCTGCTGCCGCCTCCTCAGCCGGCGCCACCCCGCTGCAGCAGCAGTCCATCCCCGAGCGGAGATCAGTGACTCGCCACCACTCCCAGAGGCATTTAATGATCAAGATGGGCAACGGAGGGGCCGTCCCGCGCCAGCACAGCTTCAGACAGGGCGGGGTTGGGCCACCACCCCACCAGCTGCTCACCCGGATGAACTCTGGAGGTGGTGGGGGTGGCGGGGGAGGGGTTGGCTTTGAGGCCCACCAGCCACTCATCCCCAGTGCCTGCCTGACACGGCAGCACAGCTACAGCGAACCGCCCCACCTCCACCGTGCCGCCATCGTACGCCGCACGGCCTCCCTCAAGCCCCAGGTACCCCCCAAGCCCCTCTTCCTGCCTGCCACTTCGCCCGTAAACGAGCAAGGCAATTACAACTACTGA